In a genomic window of Polycladomyces abyssicola:
- the rpsA gene encoding 30S ribosomal protein S1, translated as MVEEMKSEMAEVTPLKRGDVVKGKVTKVEDNQALVDVGYKFDGVIPISELSSLHVDRVSDVLQEGQEVEVKVLRVNDEEDKLILSKRAVDAERAWAELQRKFESGETLEATVADIVKGGLVVDVGVRGFIPASLVERHFVEDFSDYKGRTLPLKVIEIDPSKNKLILSHKAVLEEEAEKKKQATLESLQEGQVIEGTVQRITDFGAFVDIGGVDGLVHVSELAWNRVEHPSDVLTEGDKVQVKVLKVDRDNERISLSIKETQPGPWEKVGDEIKTGDVVTGTVKRLVSFGAFVEVYPGVEGLVHISQISRKHIATPAEVLEEGQEVRVKVLDMMPEQKRISLSIKDAEQEEARKELQNIDRNNNNGGLNVTLGDVFGDQLRRLK; from the coding sequence ATTGGTGGACGTCGGATACAAATTTGACGGTGTGATCCCGATTTCAGAGTTGTCCAGCCTCCATGTGGATCGAGTGTCCGACGTTTTGCAGGAAGGACAGGAAGTGGAGGTCAAAGTGCTGCGCGTCAACGACGAGGAAGATAAATTGATCCTGTCCAAACGTGCGGTGGATGCCGAACGCGCTTGGGCGGAACTGCAACGGAAATTTGAATCCGGTGAAACGCTGGAAGCGACCGTGGCTGACATCGTCAAAGGCGGTCTGGTCGTAGATGTCGGCGTTCGTGGCTTTATCCCGGCCTCCTTGGTGGAGCGTCATTTTGTGGAAGATTTCTCCGATTACAAAGGACGCACCTTGCCGCTGAAAGTCATCGAAATCGATCCTTCCAAAAACAAGCTGATCCTGTCCCATAAAGCGGTTTTGGAAGAGGAAGCAGAGAAGAAGAAACAAGCCACCCTCGAGAGCTTGCAGGAAGGTCAAGTGATCGAAGGAACCGTTCAACGGATTACCGACTTCGGCGCTTTCGTGGATATCGGGGGCGTGGATGGTCTGGTTCATGTGTCCGAGTTGGCTTGGAACCGGGTGGAACATCCGTCCGACGTGCTGACCGAAGGTGACAAAGTACAGGTGAAAGTACTTAAAGTGGACCGCGACAACGAGCGGATCAGCCTGAGCATCAAGGAAACGCAACCGGGTCCGTGGGAAAAAGTGGGGGATGAGATCAAAACCGGCGATGTGGTTACCGGTACCGTAAAACGTCTGGTCTCCTTCGGCGCCTTTGTCGAAGTGTATCCGGGCGTGGAAGGCTTGGTTCACATCTCGCAAATTTCCCGTAAGCATATCGCTACACCGGCGGAAGTATTGGAAGAAGGGCAAGAAGTGCGCGTTAAGGTGCTGGATATGATGCCGGAACAAAAACGGATCAGCCTCAGCATCAAAGATGCCGAACAGGAAGAAGCGCGCAAAGAATTGCAAAACATCGATCGAAACAACAATAACGGCGGATTGAATGTCACGTTGGGCGATGTGTTTGGTGACCAACTCCGCCGCTTGAAATAA